CGCCCAAGGCTTCCATTACTTCCGGCCGCGGCCCCACGAAAATGACGCCTTCCTCTTGGCAGCGCCGGGCTAGCGTGGCATTTTCAGCCAGAAACCCGTAACCCGGATGAATTGCATCGGCTCCATTCTCCTTAGCAGTACGCAGAATGGCCTCGATGTCCAGATAAGGCTTTAGTGGCTCATCGTCGCGACCAATTTGATAGGCCTCATCCGCCTTATAGCGGTGCAGCGAATACCGATCCTCGTACGTGTACACGGCCACCGTTGGGATTCCCAGTTCAGTGGCGGCACGCAGCACGCGGATAGCAATTTCGCCACGGTTGGCAACGAGTAGCTTTTTAATATTCATAGTTCAGGAGATGAGGGAGAAGCGGAGAACGAATCGGGACGAAGCTAGGCAAATGCGCAACAAGCACCATACGTAGTCAGCGAATTTTTGCTAACTGAGCCTTATTCGCAATATCGACTCCTTTGGTTATTCCGATATAAAGGCTGCTACTCAAGGTAGGAAGCATTCCTAAAAAAGCCCCCCGGTAGTGTCCTGCTTCATGCAAAAATCCCCTGGTTAGCCAATTAAGGCTAACCAGGGGATTTGATTGGAAGTAACTTCAGTCGGTCTAGCGAGCGGCTCGCACGGAGCTGGCACCGCTGGCGCGGCTGCTTACTACGCGCGCATTGCCTTTATAGCGAATGTCGCTGGCACCGGAAGCGGTGGAGGAGAGTTCTCCATCGATATTCACCTGAGCCTCACTAGCACCCGATGCCGTTATCTGCGCACCTCTGGATTGCAACGCATATGCTTGATACTCACTACCGCCGCTGACGTTCACTTTCTGCCGCTCGGCCTGACCGGAAAGCCTCACATCGCTGGCACCAGAGCAGTTTACATCCAGGCTTTTCGCTGTGAGGCTGAGGATTATATCGCTGGCTCCGCTGGCTTGTATCTTAAAGTCGTTCGTAGTAAAAGCTGACTGGCCCTTCACTGCCGATGCCCCGCTCACAGAAATTGCTTTAAGTGTGGGGCAGGTGATATAAATATTCACGCTATTCTCTTTGCTGCTGCCCACCAGGTCACGCCAGTTGAAATCACGGTCGCGGTATATTTTCAGGGTCCCGTTCTGCACCTCCGTTTTAAGGTATTTCTGGATTTCCTCTGATGCCTCCACTACCACGCTCGTAGCGCTGCCCTGGCGCAGAAACACATTCACCGCGCCACTGGCGCTCACGGCTTCAAAGTTGCCTGTG
The window above is part of the Hymenobacter radiodurans genome. Proteins encoded here:
- a CDS encoding head GIN domain-containing protein, which translates into the protein MKTSTHFKALFLLLVACTLQFCVQAQTKQTRRTGNFEAVSASGAVNVFLRQGSATSVVVEASEEIQKYLKTEVQNGTLKIYRDRDFNWRDLVGSSKENSVNIYITCPTLKAISVSGASAVKGQSAFTTNDFKIQASGASDIILSLTAKSLDVNCSGASDVRLSGQAERQKVNVSGGSEYQAYALQSRGAQITASGASEAQVNIDGELSSTASGASDIRYKGNARVVSSRASGASSVRAAR